The following proteins are encoded in a genomic region of Methylibium petroleiphilum PM1:
- a CDS encoding L-threonylcarbamoyladenylate synthase — MSQYFEVHPDNPQPRLLKQAVQILHGGGIAAIPTDSSYALVCHLDDKAAAESLRRIRGVDDKHHLTLLCRDLSELANYARVDNRQYRLLKLGTPGPYTFILEATKEVPRRVSHPSRRTIGLRVPEHAVTQALLELLGQPLLATTLIPPNEAEALNDPHEIRQRFEKQLQAIVDAGACPMQPTTVIDLSGDETVLVRRGSGDPVALGLAG; from the coding sequence ATGTCGCAGTACTTCGAGGTCCATCCCGACAACCCGCAGCCGCGCCTGCTGAAGCAGGCGGTGCAGATCCTGCACGGCGGCGGCATCGCGGCGATCCCCACCGACTCCAGCTACGCGCTGGTGTGCCACCTGGACGACAAGGCCGCCGCCGAGTCGCTGCGCCGCATCCGCGGCGTCGACGACAAGCACCACCTGACGCTGCTGTGCCGCGACCTCAGCGAACTGGCGAACTACGCGCGCGTCGACAACCGCCAGTACCGGCTGCTCAAGCTTGGCACGCCCGGCCCCTATACCTTCATCCTCGAGGCGACCAAGGAGGTGCCGCGGCGCGTCTCGCATCCGTCGCGCCGCACGATCGGGCTGCGCGTACCCGAACATGCGGTGACCCAGGCGCTGCTGGAACTGCTGGGCCAGCCGCTGCTGGCCACCACCCTGATCCCGCCGAACGAGGCCGAGGCACTCAACGACCCGCACGAGATCCGGCAACGCTTCGAGAAGCAGCTGCAGGCCATCGTCGATGCCGGTGCCTGCCCAATGCAGCCGACGACGGTGATCGACCTGAGCGGCGACGAGACGGTGCTGGTGCGGCGAGGAAGCGGCGATCCGGTCGCGCTGGGCTTGGCCGGCTGA